The following coding sequences are from one Onychostoma macrolepis isolate SWU-2019 chromosome 24, ASM1243209v1, whole genome shotgun sequence window:
- the slc17a7b gene encoding vesicular glutamate transporter 1 isoform X2 encodes MVSKTVLEKRQENGETIELSAEGRPELQEEKELPVVDCTCFGLPRRYIIAMLSGLGFCISFGIRCNLGVAVVSMVNNHTVYREGKPYVVKAQFSWDPETVGMIHGSFFWGYIVTQIPGGFICQKFAANRVFGFAIVATSFLNMMIPTAARMHFGCVIIVRILQGLVEGVSYPACHGIWAKWAPPLERSRLATTAFCGSYAGAVIAMPLAGVLVQYSGWSSVFYVYGSFGICWYMFWILVSYESPAAHPTITPEERKYIEDAIGESAGLMNPVTKFNTPWRQFFTSMPVYAIIVANFCRSWTFYLLLISQPAYFEEVFKFEISKVGILSALPHLVMTIVVPIGGQLADYLRTHNIMTTTNVRKLMNCGGFGLEATFLLVVGFSHTKGIAISFLVLAVGFSGFAISGFNVNHLDIAPRYASILMGISNGVGTLSGMVCPLIVGAMTKNKTREEWQYVFLIASLVHYGGVIFYGLFASGEKQPWAEPENMSEDKCGILGEDELADETEELYRSAGGGYGATIQSGDPNGAGTGGGGAGGSWASDWDKTEEYVQPVGTNSFLYGGEGNEKMIVRLRDQQ; translated from the exons atggtgtctaaaac GGTCCTAGAGAAGCGTCAGGAGAATGGAGAGACGATCGAGTTGTCGGCAGAAGGTCGTCCAGAGCTGCAGGAGGAGAAGGAGCTTCCCGTGGTGGACTGCACGTGTTTCGGTCTGCCGCGCCGCTACATCATCGCCATGTTATCAGGCCTGGGGTTCTGCATCTCGTTCGGCATCCGCTGTAATCTGGGCGTCGCCGTCGTTAGCATGGTGAACAACCACACCGTCTATAGAGAAGGCAAGCCGTACGTTGTG AAAGCTCAGTTCAGTTGGGACCCAGAGACAGTAGGAATGATTCACGGCTCGTTTTTTTGGGGATATATAGTCACTCAGATTCCTGGAGGTTTCATCTGTCAGAAATTCGCGGCTAACAG GGTTTTTGGCTTTGCAATCGTGGCCACGTCTTTTCTGAATATGATGATTCCCACAGCAGCACGAATGCACTTCGGCTGTGTGATTATAGTCAGGATACTACAGGGGCTGGTGgag GGCGTATCTTACCCAGCATGCCACGGGATCTGGGCGAAATGGGCCCCACCCCTAGAGAGAAGCCGATTGGCCACAACAGCGTTCTGTG GCTCATACGCCGGAGCTGTGATAGCCATGCCGTTAGCAGGAGTTCTGGTTCAGTACTCAGGCTGGTCCTCAGTCTTCTATGTATATG gTAGTTTCGGGATCTGCTGGTATATGTTCTGGATTCTGGTGTCGTATGAGAGTCCAGCAGCTCATCCCACCATCACTCCGGAGGAGAGGAAGTACATCGAAGACGCCATCGGAGAATCGGCTGGACTGATGAACCCGGTGACG AAATTCAACACTCCCTGGCGGCAGTTCTTCACATCCATGCCCGTCTACGCCATCATCGTGGCCAATTTCTGCAGGAGTTGGACCTTTTACCTGCTGCTCATCAGTCAGCCGGCGTATTTCGAGGAGGTGTTTAAGTTTGAGATCAGCAAG GTGGGAATCCTCTCTGCTCTTCCTCATCTGGTGATGACCATCGTGGTGCCGATCGGAGGACAGCTGGCCGACTACCTGAGGACTCACAACATCATGACCACCACCAACGTCAGGAAACTCATGAACTGTGGAG gtttCGGGTTGGAGGCCACGTTTCTTCTGGTTGTGGGTTTCTCTCACACTAAAGGCATTGCCATCTCGTTTCTGGTCCTTGCTGTTGGATTCAGTGGTTTCGCCATCTCAG GGTTCAATGTCAATCATCTGGACATCGCTCCACGCTACGCCAGCATTCTGATGGGCATCTCTAACGGTGTCGGGACGCTCTCTGGCATGGTGTGTCCTCTGATCGTCGGTGCCATGACCAAAAACAAG ACGCGGGAGGAGTGGCAGTATGTGTTTCTCATTGCATCACTTGTTCATTATGGTGGAGTTATCTTCTACG GCCTCTTTGCGTCGGGAGAAAAGCAGCCGTGGGCGGAGCCAGAGAACATGAGCGAGGATAAATGCGGGATACTAGGAGAAGACGAGCTGGCGGATGAAACGGAAGAGCTGTACCGCTCAGCGGGCGGCGGCTACGGAGCAACCATCCAATCAGGTGACCCCAATGGGGCGGGAACTGGAGGGGGCGGAGCTGGAGGAAGCTGGGCCTCAGACTGGGACAAAACAGAAGAATATGTCCAACCTGTGGGAACGAACAGCTTCCTGTACGGAGGAGAGGGGAATGAGAAAATGATTGTGAGGCTCAGAGATCAACAGTAA
- the slc17a7b gene encoding vesicular glutamate transporter 1 isoform X3 codes for MEVRPERFKAAAAKTLGRINRVLEKRQENGETIELSAEGRPELQEEKELPVVDCTCFGLPRRYIIAMLSGLGFCISFGIRCNLGVAVVSMVNNHTVYREGKPYVVKAQFSWDPETVGMIHGSFFWGYIVTQIPGGFICQKFAANRVFGFAIVATSFLNMMIPTAARMHFGCVIIVRILQGLVEGVSYPACHGIWAKWAPPLERSRLATTAFCGSYAGAVIAMPLAGVLVQYSGWSSVFYVYGSFGICWYMFWILVSYESPAAHPTITPEERKYIEDAIGESAGLMNPVTKFNTPWRQFFTSMPVYAIIVANFCRSWTFYLLLISQPAYFEEVFKFEISKVGILSALPHLVMTIVVPIGGQLADYLRTHNIMTTTNVRKLMNCGGFGLEATFLLVVGFSHTKGIAISFLVLAVGFSGFAISGFNVNHLDIAPRYASILMGISNGVGTLSGMVCPLIVGAMTKNKASLRREKSSRGRSQRT; via the exons ATGGAGGTCAGACCTGAACGCTTTAAAGCAGCAGCGGCGAAAACACTTGGACGGATAAACCG GGTCCTAGAGAAGCGTCAGGAGAATGGAGAGACGATCGAGTTGTCGGCAGAAGGTCGTCCAGAGCTGCAGGAGGAGAAGGAGCTTCCCGTGGTGGACTGCACGTGTTTCGGTCTGCCGCGCCGCTACATCATCGCCATGTTATCAGGCCTGGGGTTCTGCATCTCGTTCGGCATCCGCTGTAATCTGGGCGTCGCCGTCGTTAGCATGGTGAACAACCACACCGTCTATAGAGAAGGCAAGCCGTACGTTGTG AAAGCTCAGTTCAGTTGGGACCCAGAGACAGTAGGAATGATTCACGGCTCGTTTTTTTGGGGATATATAGTCACTCAGATTCCTGGAGGTTTCATCTGTCAGAAATTCGCGGCTAACAG GGTTTTTGGCTTTGCAATCGTGGCCACGTCTTTTCTGAATATGATGATTCCCACAGCAGCACGAATGCACTTCGGCTGTGTGATTATAGTCAGGATACTACAGGGGCTGGTGgag GGCGTATCTTACCCAGCATGCCACGGGATCTGGGCGAAATGGGCCCCACCCCTAGAGAGAAGCCGATTGGCCACAACAGCGTTCTGTG GCTCATACGCCGGAGCTGTGATAGCCATGCCGTTAGCAGGAGTTCTGGTTCAGTACTCAGGCTGGTCCTCAGTCTTCTATGTATATG gTAGTTTCGGGATCTGCTGGTATATGTTCTGGATTCTGGTGTCGTATGAGAGTCCAGCAGCTCATCCCACCATCACTCCGGAGGAGAGGAAGTACATCGAAGACGCCATCGGAGAATCGGCTGGACTGATGAACCCGGTGACG AAATTCAACACTCCCTGGCGGCAGTTCTTCACATCCATGCCCGTCTACGCCATCATCGTGGCCAATTTCTGCAGGAGTTGGACCTTTTACCTGCTGCTCATCAGTCAGCCGGCGTATTTCGAGGAGGTGTTTAAGTTTGAGATCAGCAAG GTGGGAATCCTCTCTGCTCTTCCTCATCTGGTGATGACCATCGTGGTGCCGATCGGAGGACAGCTGGCCGACTACCTGAGGACTCACAACATCATGACCACCACCAACGTCAGGAAACTCATGAACTGTGGAG gtttCGGGTTGGAGGCCACGTTTCTTCTGGTTGTGGGTTTCTCTCACACTAAAGGCATTGCCATCTCGTTTCTGGTCCTTGCTGTTGGATTCAGTGGTTTCGCCATCTCAG GGTTCAATGTCAATCATCTGGACATCGCTCCACGCTACGCCAGCATTCTGATGGGCATCTCTAACGGTGTCGGGACGCTCTCTGGCATGGTGTGTCCTCTGATCGTCGGTGCCATGACCAAAAACAAG GCCTCTTTGCGTCGGGAGAAAAGCAGCCGTGGGCGGAGCCAGAGAACATGA
- the slc17a7b gene encoding vesicular glutamate transporter 1 isoform X1, translated as MEVRPERFKAAAAKTLGRINRVLEKRQENGETIELSAEGRPELQEEKELPVVDCTCFGLPRRYIIAMLSGLGFCISFGIRCNLGVAVVSMVNNHTVYREGKPYVVKAQFSWDPETVGMIHGSFFWGYIVTQIPGGFICQKFAANRVFGFAIVATSFLNMMIPTAARMHFGCVIIVRILQGLVEGVSYPACHGIWAKWAPPLERSRLATTAFCGSYAGAVIAMPLAGVLVQYSGWSSVFYVYGSFGICWYMFWILVSYESPAAHPTITPEERKYIEDAIGESAGLMNPVTKFNTPWRQFFTSMPVYAIIVANFCRSWTFYLLLISQPAYFEEVFKFEISKVGILSALPHLVMTIVVPIGGQLADYLRTHNIMTTTNVRKLMNCGGFGLEATFLLVVGFSHTKGIAISFLVLAVGFSGFAISGFNVNHLDIAPRYASILMGISNGVGTLSGMVCPLIVGAMTKNKTREEWQYVFLIASLVHYGGVIFYGLFASGEKQPWAEPENMSEDKCGILGEDELADETEELYRSAGGGYGATIQSGDPNGAGTGGGGAGGSWASDWDKTEEYVQPVGTNSFLYGGEGNEKMIVRLRDQQ; from the exons ATGGAGGTCAGACCTGAACGCTTTAAAGCAGCAGCGGCGAAAACACTTGGACGGATAAACCG GGTCCTAGAGAAGCGTCAGGAGAATGGAGAGACGATCGAGTTGTCGGCAGAAGGTCGTCCAGAGCTGCAGGAGGAGAAGGAGCTTCCCGTGGTGGACTGCACGTGTTTCGGTCTGCCGCGCCGCTACATCATCGCCATGTTATCAGGCCTGGGGTTCTGCATCTCGTTCGGCATCCGCTGTAATCTGGGCGTCGCCGTCGTTAGCATGGTGAACAACCACACCGTCTATAGAGAAGGCAAGCCGTACGTTGTG AAAGCTCAGTTCAGTTGGGACCCAGAGACAGTAGGAATGATTCACGGCTCGTTTTTTTGGGGATATATAGTCACTCAGATTCCTGGAGGTTTCATCTGTCAGAAATTCGCGGCTAACAG GGTTTTTGGCTTTGCAATCGTGGCCACGTCTTTTCTGAATATGATGATTCCCACAGCAGCACGAATGCACTTCGGCTGTGTGATTATAGTCAGGATACTACAGGGGCTGGTGgag GGCGTATCTTACCCAGCATGCCACGGGATCTGGGCGAAATGGGCCCCACCCCTAGAGAGAAGCCGATTGGCCACAACAGCGTTCTGTG GCTCATACGCCGGAGCTGTGATAGCCATGCCGTTAGCAGGAGTTCTGGTTCAGTACTCAGGCTGGTCCTCAGTCTTCTATGTATATG gTAGTTTCGGGATCTGCTGGTATATGTTCTGGATTCTGGTGTCGTATGAGAGTCCAGCAGCTCATCCCACCATCACTCCGGAGGAGAGGAAGTACATCGAAGACGCCATCGGAGAATCGGCTGGACTGATGAACCCGGTGACG AAATTCAACACTCCCTGGCGGCAGTTCTTCACATCCATGCCCGTCTACGCCATCATCGTGGCCAATTTCTGCAGGAGTTGGACCTTTTACCTGCTGCTCATCAGTCAGCCGGCGTATTTCGAGGAGGTGTTTAAGTTTGAGATCAGCAAG GTGGGAATCCTCTCTGCTCTTCCTCATCTGGTGATGACCATCGTGGTGCCGATCGGAGGACAGCTGGCCGACTACCTGAGGACTCACAACATCATGACCACCACCAACGTCAGGAAACTCATGAACTGTGGAG gtttCGGGTTGGAGGCCACGTTTCTTCTGGTTGTGGGTTTCTCTCACACTAAAGGCATTGCCATCTCGTTTCTGGTCCTTGCTGTTGGATTCAGTGGTTTCGCCATCTCAG GGTTCAATGTCAATCATCTGGACATCGCTCCACGCTACGCCAGCATTCTGATGGGCATCTCTAACGGTGTCGGGACGCTCTCTGGCATGGTGTGTCCTCTGATCGTCGGTGCCATGACCAAAAACAAG ACGCGGGAGGAGTGGCAGTATGTGTTTCTCATTGCATCACTTGTTCATTATGGTGGAGTTATCTTCTACG GCCTCTTTGCGTCGGGAGAAAAGCAGCCGTGGGCGGAGCCAGAGAACATGAGCGAGGATAAATGCGGGATACTAGGAGAAGACGAGCTGGCGGATGAAACGGAAGAGCTGTACCGCTCAGCGGGCGGCGGCTACGGAGCAACCATCCAATCAGGTGACCCCAATGGGGCGGGAACTGGAGGGGGCGGAGCTGGAGGAAGCTGGGCCTCAGACTGGGACAAAACAGAAGAATATGTCCAACCTGTGGGAACGAACAGCTTCCTGTACGGAGGAGAGGGGAATGAGAAAATGATTGTGAGGCTCAGAGATCAACAGTAA